The DNA sequence GACTTGGCAACATGGTGAGCGCTCGTTCTTGGGCTTCATGAACTCCATGAAGAGCGTACCATTGATTCATGGAAATCGGGTTTAGCTCCCTTGAAGCCAGCCAACAGTGTGAATTGAGAGACTGGGTTTTCAATGTTCAGCTGGCCTTGGATTTTGGGTCAATCTGATAAACGTACCGCAGAGCACTTCTCCGTCAATGTCTTTCACGTTCTTTTTCCAGGCTACGCcgttctcatcttcccataGTCGGGCAGTCAGGATCTTCTTGATGATTCGAGTAGCATCCTGCGGCTCGTCATCTGATCGACAATCATCAACTGATGTTACTGGCTTGAAAAGATGTATGGAACAACGAAGGACGCACACCGATCGATACCGACCAGAACAAGAAGACCTTTACCTATCGATGAAATAATCTTGCCGTCCACTGCCAATTGAGAAGAGACATGGTGAGCTTCTTAAGCTATGTACGTAGTTGCGTGATGCATCATCATACCTGTGACGGACGCATTGATCACTCGCTGAAGAACCGCCTTCATAATCAGGTTGCCAATCCTTGTAGATTTTGTATTTCTTGTCGTTCAAGGGATATAATGCGTTTTGTGCTTGTGTGGCTGCGGTATCTTGATCGATgtgctcttcttcgaaaGTGCGATAAATAAACGCTAGACGCGCGATATAAATTTCCGGATTGTTTTCGGATTGTGTGTTCGGATTGTTTTAATACGAAATCTGTCTGCTTCGCAAAGTGTCCCGATCTATGTGCGTTACAGGCACTGTTCACCATGCGGTATACACTGTGCTTGTATCAGTAAGATGTTCCATACATGCTACTTGCTGGTGACACAGCAGCGATTAGTGTGGCGTTTCGTGCTTTACATAGAAGAAAAGACCACTGAATGACACTAAAGGTTACATGCACAAACACATCATTGAGAAACCAAGTCCTGTTCTTTACCCAGCAAGAATTATGCAATAATTTGTGATCATGGCCGGTGATACATAATGTGCAACACGGAAATCAGCCATAAGGCCTACATCAAGTGTTTGGTATCAGCGggttggaggaaagaacGTAAGGTGAAAGACCGGATGGATAGACGGACAGAGACGGGTGTGATGGTTATACAAGGAGAAGCCAGCATAAATCAGGTTGTCATTATTACATCAGTGAGCAGGCTGCATGCAACTCAAATACATCGTCGGTTCAAATCAAAAGATACTTGGTCTTGGCAGACCCAAATACATGTATTTTGAGGCAATGCTGCATACTATGATAATGACAACTCCCAACCATCCTCTTACACGATAGCTTCCAACTGTTGAGCCAACCTCAACGCAGGCCCCACCATGGTCTCCATCGGCACTCCTCGAACAACACCGGTGCCCTTAAGCTTATCAATTGTGGCCGATGAAACATCGCTGCTACTTTCTGCAGCGGCAAGGGCAATATCCGGCTTGCTTGAGCGAGGGAAGCTGAATGTCTGAGTGTTAGGTGAAAGTGACCATCCTCGAGCAAAGGCAAAGTCTGTGAGAGAGGAGGTTTCGCCcgatttgaagaagagaagggtaGCGGCATGTTGAAGGGGTAAAGAAGGGTAGGAAGACTCTATGGTGGAGGCAATTTGGCCACGGACAGTGCCCATGAGCCTTTCAAGCAGAAATTCGAATTCTGGTCTCGGGACACGATCTCTGGCACGGTACACCTTGTTATATGATCCTTCCATCAACCATCGTTCACTAAACAATGTCAGCTTCGCGGGTAAGACATCCGCAATCGACTTACAGGTCCACTGGTAATCTCACAAATGAGTCATTCAACTCTTCAGGCTTAAGGGTCTCCAACAATGTGTGAAACTCTGTCAACAGATTTTCACTCAGCAGCCCTAAGAGATGGAGCCCCAAGGTCACTGGTCTATTTGGAGATGCAGGGATGATATCCCTAAGGTTGTCGTAGAATGGTTGGAGGGCAAAGTTGTAACGGGCATAGGACTTGAGGTCGCCTTGTCGAAGAGACTGGAATGCGCCGATTTCAAGTATGGATCGAGCGGCAATAAGATCCTGGGGGTCGGCAGAAGGCGGAGCAAAATATAAGCCTGACTGCGCTAGCTCGAGCTGCGATGAATCGATCAGTTGGGGACGTCTCGAGCGCGCACAGGTGTACGACTGACCTTGAGCTTTGCGAGCTGGGTAGAGACCTGTTCCGAGGACGCATCGTAGGCGCTCTGGAGCTGTGCGAGTGCTTGCTGGAGATCGAAGGACATGGCGgccgtggtggtggtggaagtgggagaTGTGTTCGGTGCGAATGACGGACAGCAGACGACGCGTGTGCGGTCATCGCCGTGCGGGGGTGCCTCTTCTATAACTCCGCTATCTCCGCCACAGAGGGCGCTGGGCGAGCCATGACGCCGGCGCGACGAGATGGACAGTCAAAAGTGCAGCGACAGCCTCTGCTCGACATTCCATACTCTTCCactcccttccatctcgcCCACCTCCAGACTCCGTAAGGAATCCTCGCCACGCCGTCTTCCGCAGCTCACACATCCCAGAAAATGGCATCCACTCAGCCCCCAGTCGCAGCTCCTGACCAGTCAAAGATCAGGCCTCAAGACGTCGGATGGCAGTTCGTCCCTCAGTACTAGTCAGTAGACATTCCTCATTCAAGCCTGGAGACGGAAAAACATGGCTGATGTGTGTGTGCAGCAACTTTGTCAATTCTCAGCCACACCGTCTCCACTGTTTCTACAACAAGCGTTCAACATTTATCCAcggcgaggagggtgaggaCGTGACTCCGGCATTCGGGCAGCAGGTACGTGGATCATTGGATCGATGGCGAAAAGAGCATCACCCAAAAGAGGCTGACGCGACGGGCTGTAGGAAATTCACGACCGTATACTTCAGATTGGCTACAACCAATGCAAAGTCTACATCCACTCTATGGACTCCCAGTCCTCCGCCGATGGTGGTATCATTATCTTGGTCCTGGGTGAACTCTCCAACAACCACCAATCCTGGAGAAAATTCTCCCAAacctttttccttgccGAGCAACCTGGCGGTTACTTTGTGCTCAACGACATCTTCCGATATTTGAGagaggatgttgatgaggacgaaTCTGCTCCCCAGGAGACTGTTCAGCCTCAGGAGGAACCTGCCCAGCCAGAGGTTGCGGCTGAGAAGCTTCCCGAGGCGACGACCGTCACTCAGGAGCCTGCCGAGGACCCTGTCCCCGAACCCGCCCCTGTCAGCGCTCCCGCGgaagttgttgttgacgcCGTCCCCGAGGAGGCCGAGATTGCAGCTGTGCCTGACAAGGACGTCGCTCCGGAGCAGGAGCCTCCTGTTGTCAAGGAGCCTGAAGCCGCTCCTGAGCCAGTTGAGGAGACCCCTAAACCTGCCGCTTCGGTTACCGAATCCATCgcttctcctgctcctgctgcACCTATTCCTGCCGCCAAGGCCgcttctccctcccctGCAGCCCCCAAGGCTGCTGCTCCCACTACTAATGGTTCTTCTCCCGCTTCGACCACCCCCGCTGCTCCTTCCAAGCCAATGACTTGGGCATCCATGGCCGCTTCTAATGTATGGGGTAAGACAGCTAGTCCATCTGCCACCGCCCCCGCTCCCGCGCCTGCTCCTGCGCCTGCAGCTGCCCCTGCCCCCGGTCCTGCGCAGCCCAAGAAGGACGAAAAGCCCGCACCTGCCGCTGGTACCGGTCAGGGACAAAGACGACAGCAGACTATAGACCCTTCCAAGGTTCAGACGGCCCACTGTTTTGTCAAGGTGGGCATTTTGTTCCTATGGTAACAAAAGGATTGCACTGACTTTCATATAGCTCCCTAACTGGTCCCCTGACTCGCAGAGCTCATCCGACTTCCTTACCGATGCCGAGCTTTCCAAGATTGCTTCTCGATTCGGTGAGGTAAAGTCTACCGAAATCGTCAAGAGCAAAGCTTGTGCCTTTGTCGAGTTCGCTCGAGTGGAGTCTGCCCGAAAGGCCATCCAGCACTCCTTGCCCGTCGAGCAAGGTGGTGAGGGCGGTACTAAATTCCCCAACGGTACTTTGTATTTCGAACCccgaaaggagaaggacgatAGACCCAAGGCCAAGGGACAAAGGACCGGTGGCCAGCAAGGCCAGGGTCAGGGCCAGAGGCAGGTTAACGGCGGTGCTGGCGGTCGAGGCGGCAGGGGCCCCAGGGGACGAGGAGGTCAGGGTAACCAGGGTGATAGGCAACC is a window from the Cryptococcus neoformans var. neoformans JEC21 chromosome 2 sequence genome containing:
- a CDS encoding RAN protein binding protein, putative; its protein translation is MASTQPPVAAPDQSKIRPQDVGWQFVPQYYNFVNSQPHRLHCFYNKRSTFIHGEEGEDVTPAFGQQEIHDRILQIGYNQCKVYIHSMDSQSSADGGIIILVLGELSNNHQSWRKFSQTFFLAEQPGGYFVLNDIFRYLREDVDEDESAPQETVQPQEEPAQPEVAAEKLPEATTVTQEPAEDPVPEPAPVSAPAEVVVDAVPEEAEIAAVPDKDVAPEQEPPVVKEPEAAPEPVEETPKPAASVTESIASPAPAAPIPAAKAASPSPAAPKAAAPTTNGSSPASTTPAAPSKPMTWASMAASNVWGKTASPSATAPAPAPAPAPAAAPAPGPAQPKKDEKPAPAAGTGQGQRRQQTIDPSKVQTAHCFVKLPNWSPDSQSSSDFLTDAELSKIASRFGEVKSTEIVKSKACAFVEFARVESARKAIQHSLPVEQGGEGGTKFPNGTLYFEPRKEKDDRPKAKGQRTGGQQGQGQGQRQVNGGAGGRGGRGPRGRGGQGNQGDRQPQK
- a CDS encoding 26s proteasome non-atpase regulatory subunit 8 (26s proteasome regulatory subunit s14; p31); the protein is MSFDLQQALAQLQSAYDASSEQVSTQLAKLKLELAQSGLYFAPPSADPQDLIAARSILEIGAFQSLRQGDLKSYARYNFALQPFYDNLRDIIPASPNRPVTLGLHLLGLLSENLLTEFHTLLETLKPEELNDSFVRLPVDLERWLMEGSYNKVYRARDRVPRPEFEFLLERLMGTVRGQIASTIESSYPSLPLQHAATLLFFKSGETSSLTDFAFARGWSLSPNTQTFSFPRSSKPDIALAAAESSSDVSSATIDKLKGTGVVRGVPMETMVGPALRLAQQLEAIV